The genomic window AAAACTTACAACCAAGAGCATTTGCAATGGCTAGATGGTTTATTCGAAAAAATATTTTAGGTTTAGAAGAGATAAAACCTGAAATATTGACAAAACAAAAGGAGAGATTTTTCGTTATCTATGCAATCGGAACTTGGATTTATAGATTCTTTTTATTTTTAGGAATTGCTGTTTTAGTTTATCATTTTGCTTTTAAGATTTTAGGAATTATTCTATTTTTAGTTGAAATTTTATGGTTTGTACTTTTGCCAATTTATCGAGAATTAATGGTTTGGTGGAACAAAAAAGCTCAAGTAAAATTAAATCATAAAAATAAAATTTCATTATCAGTTTTTTTGTTTCTGTTACTTCTAATATTTATTCCTTGGAATAGTAGTATTAAAATGCCAGCAATAATAGAATCAAAGAACTATTTTGAATATTATCCAAATGAAGATGGATATATTGAAAAGGTATATTTTACAAGTGGAGAAAGTGTAAAAAAAGATCAATTACTTTTAACGATGAAATCTCCTGAAATAGAGTTTAAAATATCTCAAATAAAAAAAGAGATAGAACAAATTAATCTTGAAATAAATAAACAAGCAGGTTTTAAAGAAAATCTAAATAAAAGATTTATTTTAGAAGAGAATTTACAAAAAAAACAAAATGAATTAGATGGTTATGAAAAAGTTATTAAAAAATTTGAAATAAGAGCTAAATTTGATGGAAAAATATACTTTTCTGATGTATTCAAAGAGAATCAATGGATTAGTAAAAAAGAGCCAATTTTTGTTTTATATGACAATTTAGATTATAGAATTATTGCTTTTTGTAATGAAAATGATTTTAAATTATTAAAAGATAATAGTAATAGTAAATTTATTTTTAGTTCAGGTGATATAAAAGACATTCACTCAAAATTATCAACTATATCTAAAGTTTCTATCCCGTATTTAGAGTTTCCAGAATTATCTTCTGAATATGGTGGAAGTATAGCAACTAGAGAAGATAATAAAAAAATAAAAACAGAACAAGCTTATTATAAAATTTCTGTTGCTTTAGAAAAAAATAATTTAGATTTAAAAAGTAGAAAAGTAGGAGTTTTAGTTACAAATGGTGAATATTCAAGTTTTATTTCAAGAATCTTTAAAAAAGCAGTTTCTGTCATGATTCGAGAAAGTGAATTCTAAATTAAATATTGGAATAAAATGAATAATGATTTAAAACAACCAACAAAAGAGTATAAAATTGAAATAATAAATAAAGATAATTTCGATATTAATTTATTATTTAAATGGTTTTATGAAGTTTTAAATCTTGAAAAAGAAGAAATCTATGATGATAAAATTAAAAATATTTGTGATTTTGCATTAATTTTAAATAGAAAATTATCACAAACTTCTTTGATTCCTATTTTTTATAAAGGAAAAATAACAGATATTCGGATTGATGATAAAAAGATTATTTTTGTTTTATCTTTATCTTATGTGGATTTAATTCCTCAAGAATTTTATTATAAGATTGTTGAGTTCTCTTTTAGATATATATTTTGGATGATGGAAAATGAACCAATTTTTGAAAATATACAAGTATTTTCAACTGCTTGTATAAATGAAATAATAAATCCAATTGCAAGTAACTTAGCACCTGGAAAATCAAGAATACCTGTGTTGCAGGAAGTTTTTAATAAAAATATTCCATTTATTCATCTAGGTTATGGAATATACCAAATAGGTTGGGGAAGTAATAGTAGAAAAATAGATAGAAGTACAATTGATTCTGATAGTTCTATGGGATTGCATTTATCTCAGAATAAAATTACAACAGTTAATTTGCTAAAAATGGCAGGTTTTCCATATCCTATTCAATCTGCAGTAAAAACAAAAGAAGAATTAATAAATATTATTAAAAAATTCAATTTTCCAGTTGTTTTAAAACCTATTGATTTAGACAGAGGGGAGGGTGTAACTGTTAATATTTATGATTACAATAAACTTTTTTCAGCTTTTAATGAAGCTATGTTTTTATCAAAAAATAAATTAGTAATTGTTGAGAAACAAGTACCAGGAGTTTGTCATAGATTATTCATATCTAATAATGAACTATTGTATTGTGTAAAAAGATTGCCAATTTGTATAAAAGCAAATGGGAAAAATACAATAGAAGAGTTAATTGATAATGCAAATGATAAAGAATCAAAAAAGATTTTTTGGACTGAAAAAGAATTTTTCCCAAAAGACTCTTTTACTTTAGAAGTTTTGAAAAAAGCTGGATATAGTTTAAACTCAATTCCTAAAAAAAATATTTGGATTGAATTAAGAGATATTGAATCAACAAAATGGGGTGGTAGAGATGAAAATATGACAGACTTAGTCCATCCTGATAATTTAGATATAGCAATAAGGGCTACAAAAGTATTTGGTTTAAATGTTGCAGGAGTAGATATTATAACAACAGATATATCAAAATCTTGGCTTGAAACAAATGCAATAATAAATGAGATAAATTATGCGCCACTTTTAGGTGGAGCAGAAATATCAAAAAGATATATACCAACTTTCATTAATAAATTTATAGAAAAAGATGGAAGAATTCCTATTGAAATTTTTATTGGAAATACTAAAGAAACTTTTGATAATGCAAAAAAGAAATCTCAAGAATATTTAAGTTTAGGTTTTAAATCATATTTAACAAGTCATAATATAAGCTTAGATAATAAATTAAATGAAATAAAGTTTTTACACAAAAGTATTTCTAATAGAGTTCAAGCTTTATTATTAAATTCGAATGTTGAAGCTTTGATTATTGTAGTTCAAAATAGTGAGTTTTTATACAACTTTTTTCCAATTGATAAAATATTAAAAATGAATATTATTTCTAATGAAGTAGTTGATATAAAAACCAATAAAGATTTAAGTGAAGAAAAATTTAAACTTTTAATTGATAAATTATCTTAAATCTTACTTTACAGTTTTCATCAAAACATCTCTATAATGATTTAATTCTTTCATTTTTGCATCTTCACCATTGTTAATATCTGGATGATATTTATGTGCTAATTCTTTGTATCTTTTTTTTATCTCTTCTTTTGTTGGTGAGTGCGTAAATCCAAAAAAATCTTTTGCTTTTGCAATTTCATCAACTCTTGGAGCATTTGCAAAACCTTGAAAATCCGATTGATTAAAATTATTAAAATCTTTAAAATTAAAATTTTGACCATTTTGGAAGTGTGAACTATCAAATTTGAAGCTGTAAGTATGGCTTTTCATTTTTTTTCTAAAATTATAAATCACAAAACTTATAATCACAAAGATGATTCCTATAATCATCAAAAAAGTTCCAAAGTTGGTAAATATAAGATATAAAATAAAAAATAGAATTGATAATCTAATTAGTCTATTAAAAATATAAACAATAGTGTTATTGGGCATAAAAAATAATCCTTTTAAATAAAGTGTGTATTATATAATGCTTTATACTATAAACAAATTAATCAATATTAAATAAAAATTATTTTATTGATAAATATTATTCTTTACTATAATTTATATCTATATCTTGTATAATCAGCCAAATTTTATCTAAGGTCATAGTTAATGGAGTCAAAATGCAGGTTACTAAAAAAATATTTTTTATAATATTTTTCGTTTTAAATGCTTATTCAAATGAAAATATTCTTGATGAAATAAAATCAAATAATAAAATCAAAGTTTGCATTTGGCCTGAATATTATGGAATTTCATTTTTAGACCAAAGAACACAACAATTTTCAGGAATTGATAGTGATTTAGCGCAAGAATTAGCAAAAGATTTAAAAGTAAATTTAGAGTTTGTCCCTAGTTCATTTTCAACTTTAATTGATGATATAAACAATAACGCATGTAATATTGCAATGTTTGCAATAGCAGATACAGCCCAAAGAAAAGAAAAAATTAGATTTACAACAGCACATTTATCAAGTGATGTTTATGCAATTACTACAAAAAATAATAGAAGAATTCAAAATTGGGATGATTTAGATAAAAAAGGGAATATTATTGCCGTTGCAAAAGGTACTTATCATGAAACAATAATGAAAGATAAATTAGAAAATGCTCAACTTATTGTACTTGATAAAATGCACAAAAGAGAAGATGAAGTTCAAGCAGGTCGTGCTGATGCTTTTATGACAGATTATCCTTTTGCAAAAAGAATGTTAACAAAAACTGATTGGGCAAAGTTAATAGAACCAAAAGAAACTTATTTTAAAACAGATTACGCATGGGCAATGAAATATGGTGATGATGAATTTTATAATAAAGTTGAAGAATTTATAAAAAATATTAAAGAAGATGGAAGACTTCTTGCTATTGCTAAAAAAAATGCTTTAGAACCAATTATTAAGTTAAAGTAGGAAAAAAGTTTTTATGAAGTTTGTTGTTTTAAAAATATTATTCGCAAGTTTATTTATTACTTCTCTTGTGCTTACGGGAGTTTTTTTATCAATTTCAGTTTTAAAAGATGAAACTATTAAAACTCATCTTAAATTAGTTCAATTATATTCTAGTATTTTTGTTGATAATTTAACAAAGAGTATAGATACTATGAATTATCTAACAGATAATTTAGTTGTATTTTTAGAAAATGAACAAAATAATGAGATTATTAATTCAAAATTATCCGAATTATTAAGAAATAATTTGGAAATTAGATCAATAAATATCTTAGATGGAAATGATAAAGTTGTATATAGTTCTAATGAATTGAACAATAATCTTTCAATAAATTTAGATTCTTTTTATCCCTTGCCAAGTTACAATAACAATGTTTTAAGAGTTGGAAATACAAAAGAAGGAAGAGATTTTTATGATGAAAGAGATATTGAATATTCAAAAAATGATTTAGATATAAATTTTTTCCCAATTTTAAAAGAGTTAAAAGTATCTAATAAAAAAATAAAAGTATTAATTGCGGTAAATGGTGATTTTTTATTAAATAGATATAACAATTTTTTAAATATCGAACATTGTTATATTGATATTTTAAAAATTGATGGAACATTATTATCATCAAACGATTTTAGAGAACAACAAGATAAAAGTATGAGTAAAGATTTGTTAAATCTTATAAAAGAAAAAATCTCTTATTCTGGTATTTTTGATTTTAAAGAAGAAAAAACAATTCTATCTTTTAATTCAACTACAAATTATCCTTTTGTTGTAATAGTTAGATTAAACTTTGACAAAACATTACAAACTTGGGAAAAGAAAAGTCAACCTCTTTTATTAACAATTTTTGCTTTATTGTTTTTATCAATTGTATTAGTTCTTTTTTGGTTATATACTTATAATAAAAAAGTAAATAAAGAATTTTCATTAAATAAGAAATTTAAAATTTTATTTGAACAAAGTAGCTTTTTTGCATTGATAATAAACTCTAATGGAAAAATATTAGAAATAAATAATAGTTTTGAATTAGCTTTTTTTGATAAAAATCTTCATAATAAAAATATTTGGGAATATTCTTGTTGGCAAGAAAAAGAAAAATTATGGCTAGAGAATATAATAAAAAATTATTCTAAAAATAAAAAAATACAACGGGAATTAAATATTTTAGGATTAGATGGAAAACAAAGAGTATTAGAAATAGTTATTTCATCTTTTGAAATAGATGAACATATAGAATATGTAATGATTGCTTTAGATATAACTTTAAAAAAACAAAGAGAAAAAGAGCTAAAAAATGCTCATATTGTTTTTGCAAATGCTCATGATGGAATTGTTGTAACAGATGAAAACATAAATATTGT from Arcobacter venerupis includes these protein-coding regions:
- a CDS encoding carboxylate--amine ligase, whose translation is MNNDLKQPTKEYKIEIINKDNFDINLLFKWFYEVLNLEKEEIYDDKIKNICDFALILNRKLSQTSLIPIFYKGKITDIRIDDKKIIFVLSLSYVDLIPQEFYYKIVEFSFRYIFWMMENEPIFENIQVFSTACINEIINPIASNLAPGKSRIPVLQEVFNKNIPFIHLGYGIYQIGWGSNSRKIDRSTIDSDSSMGLHLSQNKITTVNLLKMAGFPYPIQSAVKTKEELINIIKKFNFPVVLKPIDLDRGEGVTVNIYDYNKLFSAFNEAMFLSKNKLVIVEKQVPGVCHRLFISNNELLYCVKRLPICIKANGKNTIEELIDNANDKESKKIFWTEKEFFPKDSFTLEVLKKAGYSLNSIPKKNIWIELRDIESTKWGGRDENMTDLVHPDNLDIAIRATKVFGLNVAGVDIITTDISKSWLETNAIINEINYAPLLGGAEISKRYIPTFINKFIEKDGRIPIEIFIGNTKETFDNAKKKSQEYLSLGFKSYLTSHNISLDNKLNEIKFLHKSISNRVQALLLNSNVEALIIVVQNSEFLYNFFPIDKILKMNIISNEVVDIKTNKDLSEEKFKLLIDKLS
- a CDS encoding PAS domain S-box protein, with amino-acid sequence MKFVVLKILFASLFITSLVLTGVFLSISVLKDETIKTHLKLVQLYSSIFVDNLTKSIDTMNYLTDNLVVFLENEQNNEIINSKLSELLRNNLEIRSINILDGNDKVVYSSNELNNNLSINLDSFYPLPSYNNNVLRVGNTKEGRDFYDERDIEYSKNDLDINFFPILKELKVSNKKIKVLIAVNGDFLLNRYNNFLNIEHCYIDILKIDGTLLSSNDFREQQDKSMSKDLLNLIKEKISYSGIFDFKEEKTILSFNSTTNYPFVVIVRLNFDKTLQTWEKKSQPLLLTIFALLFLSIVLVLFWLYTYNKKVNKEFSLNKKFKILFEQSSFFALIINSNGKILEINNSFELAFFDKNLHNKNIWEYSCWQEKEKLWLENIIKNYSKNKKIQRELNILGLDGKQRVLEIVISSFEIDEHIEYVMIALDITLKKQREKELKNAHIVFANAHDGIVVTDENINIVNVNKAFEENTGYSLKEVLGKNPRILKSGIQDNDFYKNMWTQLNETGYWEGEITNKNKNEEFYIERIKINAVYNEEQKLTNYIAVFSDITLQKEQEKLLHEKEKLLFQQSKLSAMGEMIGNIAHQWRQPLSVISSSTSAIKLYEQEGIYSKEEIIEFIDVILNSTKYLSNTIDDFRNFYKEDSEKIDFDVELAINNSLNLIKTELVKQNIKVIFINEESFNICGIRNQFLQVMINILINAKDAFLDKDIINKAIFIDFYQDSQNNIIEIYDNAGGIDEKVIEHIFEPYFTTKHKSLGTGIGLYMSEEIITKQLKGEIIVSNKEFTYKYEKCKGAEFKIIIKKI
- a CDS encoding site-2 protease family protein — protein: MLKDQQEILLPKIRNDLKLIETSVDEDGSKRWLLFDSIQNKYFNIGLDAFELISNWQSDIEIEEFLKVLEAKDYDIDKESLQTFVDFLINNNLILCEDSKYTARMINIQKQSKQNIFKWLIHNYLFIRIPLLKPDKWLDKNKNRIDLLYSKLWQNIVLLLGFIGVVFVLRDWENFISTFMYLFSKEGFFYYFLSLVFVKSFHELGHAFTAKRLGCKIPTMGVAFLVLFPVLYTDTTDAWKLKSKYQRLKIVVAGMKVELYLGLIATFLWSFAPDGIFKSILFIIATTSWISSLLINISPFLRFDGYYALSDLTDSKNLQPRAFAMARWFIRKNILGLEEIKPEILTKQKERFFVIYAIGTWIYRFFLFLGIAVLVYHFAFKILGIILFLVEILWFVLLPIYRELMVWWNKKAQVKLNHKNKISLSVFLFLLLLIFIPWNSSIKMPAIIESKNYFEYYPNEDGYIEKVYFTSGESVKKDQLLLTMKSPEIEFKISQIKKEIEQINLEINKQAGFKENLNKRFILEENLQKKQNELDGYEKVIKKFEIRAKFDGKIYFSDVFKENQWISKKEPIFVLYDNLDYRIIAFCNENDFKLLKDNSNSKFIFSSGDIKDIHSKLSTISKVSIPYLEFPELSSEYGGSIATREDNKKIKTEQAYYKISVALEKNNLDLKSRKVGVLVTNGEYSSFISRIFKKAVSVMIRESEF
- a CDS encoding J domain-containing protein — translated: MPNNTIVYIFNRLIRLSILFFILYLIFTNFGTFLMIIGIIFVIISFVIYNFRKKMKSHTYSFKFDSSHFQNGQNFNFKDFNNFNQSDFQGFANAPRVDEIAKAKDFFGFTHSPTKEEIKKRYKELAHKYHPDINNGEDAKMKELNHYRDVLMKTVK
- a CDS encoding ABC transporter substrate-binding protein; its protein translation is MQVTKKIFFIIFFVLNAYSNENILDEIKSNNKIKVCIWPEYYGISFLDQRTQQFSGIDSDLAQELAKDLKVNLEFVPSSFSTLIDDINNNACNIAMFAIADTAQRKEKIRFTTAHLSSDVYAITTKNNRRIQNWDDLDKKGNIIAVAKGTYHETIMKDKLENAQLIVLDKMHKREDEVQAGRADAFMTDYPFAKRMLTKTDWAKLIEPKETYFKTDYAWAMKYGDDEFYNKVEEFIKNIKEDGRLLAIAKKNALEPIIKLK